GACCTTACGCTGGAGCGGAGTTCAATTGTGCTGGCAGACATCACGATGTCATCGACCGCCGGTTGGACTTCGGCGTTGAAGCACGGCCAATTGGCAACCCGCCAGCTTGAGGATGGTGACAACCGTCACGAGATCCATTTCGAAGCGGCAAACCTGACTCCGGCTTCTTCATTCGTGCAATCTTTGAATGCTGACGATCTGCTACCCCCCGTCTTTGAGGGTATCACTCTGAAGGCCAATGTGGATTTCAACGCCCCTTGGGACCGCACAGCTATCGAAAAAGCGCGGCCACAAATCACACATATCGACCTGAACGAGTTAAAGGCAAATTGGGGCGAGCTGGAACTTTGGCTGGCGGGCGCAGCAGATGTCGATGCCCAAGGCATTCCCACCGGTAACATCACCGTCAAAGCCCGCAACTGGCGCCAGATGATCGAAATTGCCCGTGCCTCCGGTGCCCTTGCGCCCGAACTCGTCTCAACCGTCACTGGTGCACTACAATTCGTGGCAGGTCTGTCCGGGGACGAATCAACATTGGACGTGCCGTTGCGCCTGTCTGGTGGGCGCATGTTCCTTGGACCAGTCCCAATCGGAACCGCACCCGTGATCCGCCTTCGTTGAGCAGACTACCGCCTCCACCGTTACTTCTGGCTAAAAATATCCTGGGGGAATGCGCGGACGCGCAGGGGGGCAACGCCCCCCAATCAGGTCGCCATCACCGACAATAAGACCCGCTGCGATAACGCGCGGTATCCAGATGCAGATGATCTTTGTGAAACCTGTCTGATTTGGGGCCAAGCACTGTACCGAAGGGACCACAGGCCGCCTTGTGCATCTTCTTCAAGACTTTTCCCCGAACTGGATCGCTCCACCCTTTCAGAACCGTGATGGTCGCGCCATTCTTAAGCGTCACACCTGAAATATCGATGGCACGTCCACGCCCGTGTTCGCTGACCTTTGCACCCGGTTGGTTGTTTCGCGTGCGACAAGCGTAGTGCGCAGCAACGCGCAGGGTCGCAGGACCACCGCCAAGCCGTCCAACCGCCGGAAACACCCCATCTCGCACCCAAGCGTTCAGGGCTTTCGCGGTGGTGCAATCGATCACCGCCGGTTGGCTCAGCTTTATGCCCGACACCTCGGTCACACGCACCGGGTCGGATACACCACATCCGCGGATCCTTCCCGGGATAGCAGAAATTGCCTGTCCCTTGATCTCGTTAACACCGCAGACACGTCCACGACGCCCCGAACTGCCAGGCTTGGGTGTCGACGCTGCAATTTTCCGTGCAAAGCCTTTTGGGCGCAACTGAGGTCGCAACGACCTGCCTACCGCAAATGGCGTCGGGAGCGGTGCGTTCAGTGACGGCGAATTGCTTGTTGACGTGATTGTTGTGACCGTGGCTGTTTTTGGCCGCGGCTCGGGTCGCGAAGACGTATCAGGCGCGGACGCGAATGCCGACAGGCTAAGACTGCATCCGATCAGGATACCCATTGCAAAACGGTGAAAAACCTTTGGTCTGAAACATCCTGCGCTCATCAATGCTCCTTTGCGCGCCGGCGGGCGGGATCAATCATGCTTTCCCTTCCGACCGAAATCGGGCGCGTCCGTATCCTGTCCGGCTTCGATAATACCACGACGGATCGTTCGGGTTCGAGTGAAATAGTCGAACAAGGCCTCTCCGTCCCCGACGCGAATAGCCCGCTGCAAGGCAAACAGCTCTTCTGTGAACCGGCCAAGTATTTCTAACGTCGCGTCTTTATTGGATAAAAACACATCGCGCCACATGGTTGGGTCCGACGCAGCAATCCGCGTAAAGTCGCGAAAACCCGCCGCTGAATACTTGATGACTTCACTATCCGTGACACGCGACAGGTCATCGGCGACACCAACCATAGTGTAAGCGATCAGGTGGGGCGTGTGGCTGGTAACAGACAACACCAGATCGTGGTGATCTGCATCCATAACTTCAACATTCGACCCCATGCCTTTCCACAAACTGATCAACCGTTCGGTTGCAGCGTCGTCCGCACCGTTGGGGATCAGAATGCTCCAGCGGTTGTCGAAAAGTTCTGCAAATCCAGACCGGGGGCCGCTATGTTCTGTCCCCGCCAAAGGGTGGCCGGGTATGAAATGCACATGATCAGGCAGATGCGGGGCCACTGCTTCGATTACCGCGCGTTTCACTGATCCGACATCTGTTACCGTCGCTTCGGGCTGAAGGTGTGTGCTAATCTCTGCTGCGACGGCACCCATTGCGCCAACCGGGACAGCAAGAACAACCAAATCTGCACCGTCGACCGCTTCAGAAGCTGAATCGACTATACGATCACAAAAACCAAGTTCGCGGGCGACATCGCGAGTCTCGGCCGAACGCGCAGTGCCGACAATTTCGCCTGCCAAGCCCGCCCGGCGGATGGCGTGGGCCATGGATGACGCGATCAGGCCAAGCCCGATCAAAGCGACACGGTTGTAAATTACACTCATGTTGCGGCCTCATCATCCAGCCGATCCTCTTCAAGCAGCATCAGCTTTGAACCCGGTGCACCGCCCTTGAAACGCCCGATCATATGTGCCACCCGGCGGCAAGATGCCTCGTCGCCGATGGTGATGCGCAAGCAGTGTGGTAAGCCATAGCCTGCCACCATACGCACGATTATCCCTTGTTCCTGAAGGAACGCGTTACAGTCTTCGGCCTCTTCCGGGTTGGCGAAACGGGCCAGAATGAAATTGGCACAAGAGGTATCGGATGGCACACCCAGTTCGGCCAATGCTTCGGCCAACCATGACCGCAGCCGTGTGTTTTCCGACAGACAGCGGGCGACGTGATCACGGTCCTGCAAAGCGGCTACCGCGGCATCTTGTTGCGCCATCGAAAGGTTAAACGGCCCCCTCACGCGGTTCAGCACGTCAATCACATCGGGCGCGCCATAGCCCCAGCCAATCCGCAATCCGCCAAGACCATACATCTTCGAGAATGTCCGCGTCATGAACACGTTGTCGTATTTGTCAACAAGCCGCGCCCCGCCATCGAATCCATCGACATATTCGACATAGGCCCCGTCGAGAACCAGCAGCACATGATCGGGCAGTTCGCGCGCCAGTCGCGCCAGTTCTGCCTGACTGACCATGGTGCCCGTCGGGTTGCCCGGATTGGTGACGAAGACAAGGCTGGTTAGTTCTGTGACGGCTTTTAAAATTTCGTCGACATCAACCATCCGCTCACGCTCGGGCACCTTCACCGGTATGGCACCTGCCGCCAAAGCCGAAATCTTGTACATGGAAAAGCCGTGTTCTGTATAGATCACCTCAGTTCCGGGACCAGAGTAGCACTGGCACAGGAACGTGATGACCTCATCCGATCCGACCCCGCAGATGATCCGCGCGGGATCCAGTTTGTGGAGTGCTCCAATGGCGTTTCGCAACGGCGCGTGGTCGGTGTTTGGATAGCGATGCAACTCGCGCCCCGCCCGCTGAAACGCTTCAATCGCGTCTGGGCTTGGACCGAACGGGTTTTCGTTCGAGCTCAGCTTGATCACGTTTGCCACACCAGCAACGCTGGAGGCGCCACCCACATAGGGCTTTATCTGCATGATCCCCGGTTGAGGTTCGATCTTTGTCATCTTGGTGCTCCCCCTACGAGGTGATTTACAGAGGTCGACGTGTCAGAGAAAGGGTGAAAGCGTCAGTTTGCACAATGTACGCGTGTCCTGAGGCTTCGCTGCATCTGCAACACACACGAAAAAACCCGCCCAAAAACCTGGGCGGGTTCTGAAACTCGGCGCGTTGTTAAGCTGTGCTTAGTTCTTCGCGTAGAATTCGACGACCAGGTTCGGTTCCATCACGACCGGATACGGCACATCCGACAGGCTGGGCGTCCGGGTGAATGTTGCGGTCAGTTTCGAATGGTCAACTTCCAGATAATCCGGAACATCACGCTCGGGCAGTTGAATGGCTTCCAGAATGGCAGCCATTTGCTTGGAGCGGTCACGCACTTCGATCACATCACCTTCTTGAACGCGGTAAGAAGGAATGTTCACTTTTTTGCCGTTTACACGCACATGGCCGTGGTTCACGAACTGGCGAGCCGCGAAAACGGTCGGTACAAACTTCGCGCGGTAAACGACAGCGTCCAGACGGCGCTCCAGCAGGCCGATCAGGTTTTCACCGGTGTCGCCTTTGACACGCTCGGCTTCACCATAGATGCGACGGAATTGTTTTTCGGTCAGGTCGCCGTAATAGCCCTTCAGCTTCTGCTTGGCGCGCAGTTGCAGACCGAAGTCCGACAGTTTGCCCTTGCGGCGCTGGCCATGTTGGCCGGGGCCGTATTCACGACGGTTTACCGGCGATTTGGGGCGACCCCAGATGTTTTCGCCCATGCGGCGATCAATTTTGTACTTGGCAGACGTGCGTTTGGTCACGGCTGATCTCCTTCATAAAAGTATCGAAGGGCGTTGTCCTTTGGCCGAAGCCCGACAGGCATCCCCTTGCAGGGGCCACCAACACCAATGAAAACCGGCCCCTTGCGGGACCGGATTTGGGGCTTATAGCGTCGTGAGTGGTGGTGTCAACGCCCCGAACGTTGTGTCAGGCGATTTCTCCGCGCAAAATCGCGGCCTCGCCCCGGTTCAGGCTGCGGCGGGCAAAACCGCCATAGGCCATAGGATCGAAATCCAGTTGCGGGAACATCTCCACCAAACGGTTGCGTTGTTCTGTATCCAATGTGTCCAGATCCGCGTTAGCTGGATGGAAGCTTTCCGCCGGAACGCCGTTGGCCCAGACAACCTCGTGATTTTCCAATAGCACGTGATAATAAGTGATCTCGCGGATGGTGTAGTCAACCACCACACGTCGCTCATCCACCAGATCCCGCGCGGAAATCAGGACTTCGTCCTCATTGAACAGCTCTTGGGCGCGTTTTCCGTTCAGCAATATCTGATGATGGCCTGAAACGATCAAATCCGCATCTGGCTGGCCAGAACGAATGGCCCCAGCCCGCAATCGGATCGGGCGCAGTTCCGGC
This DNA window, taken from Aliiroseovarius sp. F47248L, encodes the following:
- a CDS encoding DUF2125 domain-containing protein, with translation MRNLIVIAMILAGLWGGYWYIGASATEHAFKAWIADRQDEGWIAEATDISTRGFPNRFDTIFTDLELADPDTGLSWVAPEFQILALSYKPHHVIAVWPGTQVIATPEQRIQIAGSDVKGSIMVSPTPDLTLERSSIVLADITMSSTAGWTSALKHGQLATRQLEDGDNRHEIHFEAANLTPASSFVQSLNADDLLPPVFEGITLKANVDFNAPWDRTAIEKARPQITHIDLNELKANWGELELWLAGAADVDAQGIPTGNITVKARNWRQMIEIARASGALAPELVSTVTGALQFVAGLSGDESTLDVPLRLSGGRMFLGPVPIGTAPVIRLR
- a CDS encoding extensin family protein; the protein is MRPKGFARKIAASTPKPGSSGRRGRVCGVNEIKGQAISAIPGRIRGCGVSDPVRVTEVSGIKLSQPAVIDCTTAKALNAWVRDGVFPAVGRLGGGPATLRVAAHYACRTRNNQPGAKVSEHGRGRAIDISGVTLKNGATITVLKGWSDPVRGKVLKKMHKAACGPFGTVLGPKSDRFHKDHLHLDTARYRSGSYCR
- a CDS encoding prephenate/arogenate dehydrogenase family protein, producing MSVIYNRVALIGLGLIASSMAHAIRRAGLAGEIVGTARSAETRDVARELGFCDRIVDSASEAVDGADLVVLAVPVGAMGAVAAEISTHLQPEATVTDVGSVKRAVIEAVAPHLPDHVHFIPGHPLAGTEHSGPRSGFAELFDNRWSILIPNGADDAATERLISLWKGMGSNVEVMDADHHDLVLSVTSHTPHLIAYTMVGVADDLSRVTDSEVIKYSAAGFRDFTRIAASDPTMWRDVFLSNKDATLEILGRFTEELFALQRAIRVGDGEALFDYFTRTRTIRRGIIEAGQDTDAPDFGRKGKHD
- the hisC gene encoding histidinol-phosphate transaminase, whose amino-acid sequence is MTKIEPQPGIMQIKPYVGGASSVAGVANVIKLSSNENPFGPSPDAIEAFQRAGRELHRYPNTDHAPLRNAIGALHKLDPARIICGVGSDEVITFLCQCYSGPGTEVIYTEHGFSMYKISALAAGAIPVKVPERERMVDVDEILKAVTELTSLVFVTNPGNPTGTMVSQAELARLARELPDHVLLVLDGAYVEYVDGFDGGARLVDKYDNVFMTRTFSKMYGLGGLRIGWGYGAPDVIDVLNRVRGPFNLSMAQQDAAVAALQDRDHVARCLSENTRLRSWLAEALAELGVPSDTSCANFILARFANPEEAEDCNAFLQEQGIIVRMVAGYGLPHCLRITIGDEASCRRVAHMIGRFKGGAPGSKLMLLEEDRLDDEAAT
- the rpsD gene encoding 30S ribosomal protein S4 → MTKRTSAKYKIDRRMGENIWGRPKSPVNRREYGPGQHGQRRKGKLSDFGLQLRAKQKLKGYYGDLTEKQFRRIYGEAERVKGDTGENLIGLLERRLDAVVYRAKFVPTVFAARQFVNHGHVRVNGKKVNIPSYRVQEGDVIEVRDRSKQMAAILEAIQLPERDVPDYLEVDHSKLTATFTRTPSLSDVPYPVVMEPNLVVEFYAKN